Proteins from a single region of Novosphingobium sp. CECT 9465:
- a CDS encoding NAD-dependent succinate-semialdehyde dehydrogenase — protein sequence MPVREHIYQAGLIGGEWVSADSGAVIAVRNPATGAVLATVPDMGAAETRHAIEIAQAAMVGWASRTAGDRARILRRFYDLMMAEQEALASLLTREQGKPIKEARAEIAYAASFIEWFSEEARRAYGEVIPGHAADKRIVVLKQPIGVVAAITPWNFPSAMITRKIGPALAAGCTVVLKPATQTPLSALALAALALEAGVPPGVFNVVTGSAREIGGELTRHPAVRKISFTGSTEVGRTLMAQSAATIKKLSLELGGNAPFIVFDDADVDAAVEGALVSKFRNSGQTCVCTNRFFVQEGIHDAFVAKLAARVAQMQLGDGMDAATDLGPLIDDKACAKVAEHIADALAQGARLETGGKAARREGTYFEPTVLSEVTDTMLVAREETFGPLAPVMRFRTEAEVLERANASEFGLAGYVYTRDLARTWRVSEALETGMIGINTGLISTEVAPFGGIKQSGLGREGSRHGMDDYMELKYLCMGI from the coding sequence ATTCCTGTGCGAGAGCATATTTACCAGGCTGGCCTGATCGGCGGCGAATGGGTCAGTGCCGATAGCGGCGCTGTGATCGCGGTACGTAATCCGGCAACCGGGGCTGTGCTGGCCACGGTGCCCGACATGGGCGCTGCCGAAACGCGCCACGCGATAGAGATTGCGCAGGCCGCCATGGTGGGCTGGGCTTCGCGCACAGCGGGGGATCGCGCCCGCATCCTGCGCCGCTTCTATGATCTGATGATGGCGGAACAGGAAGCACTGGCCAGTCTGCTGACCCGCGAACAGGGCAAGCCGATCAAGGAAGCGCGCGCGGAAATTGCCTATGCCGCCAGTTTCATCGAATGGTTTTCCGAAGAGGCGCGGCGCGCCTATGGTGAAGTCATTCCGGGGCATGCGGCTGACAAACGCATCGTCGTGCTCAAGCAGCCGATCGGTGTCGTGGCGGCGATCACGCCGTGGAACTTCCCGTCTGCCATGATCACGCGCAAGATTGGCCCGGCGCTGGCCGCAGGATGCACGGTGGTGCTCAAGCCGGCAACGCAGACCCCGCTTTCCGCCCTTGCGCTTGCAGCGCTGGCGCTCGAAGCCGGAGTGCCGCCCGGCGTGTTCAACGTGGTGACCGGCAGCGCCCGCGAAATTGGCGGCGAATTGACCCGGCATCCGGCGGTGCGCAAGATCAGCTTTACCGGATCGACGGAGGTGGGGCGCACACTGATGGCGCAGTCTGCGGCCACGATCAAGAAACTCAGCCTCGAACTGGGTGGCAACGCCCCCTTCATCGTATTCGACGATGCCGATGTGGATGCAGCGGTCGAGGGGGCCTTGGTGTCCAAGTTCCGCAACAGCGGCCAGACCTGCGTCTGCACCAACCGCTTCTTCGTGCAGGAGGGCATCCACGATGCGTTTGTGGCAAAGCTCGCCGCGCGTGTGGCGCAGATGCAGCTGGGCGACGGTATGGATGCCGCGACCGATCTTGGCCCGCTGATCGATGACAAGGCCTGCGCCAAGGTTGCCGAACATATCGCCGATGCGCTGGCGCAGGGCGCACGGCTGGAGACCGGCGGCAAGGCGGCCCGGCGCGAAGGCACTTATTTCGAGCCGACGGTATTGTCCGAAGTGACCGACACGATGCTGGTCGCGCGCGAAGAGACGTTCGGCCCGCTGGCCCCGGTCATGCGCTTCCGCACCGAAGCCGAGGTGCTGGAACGCGCCAACGCTTCGGAATTCGGCCTTGCGGGGTATGTCTACACGCGCGATCTGGCGCGCACCTGGCGGGTGAGCGAGGCGCTGGAGACCGGCATGATCGGGATCAACACCGGGCTGATATCAACCGAAGTTGCGCCGTTCGGCGGGATCAAGCAATCGGGCCTTGGCCGCGAGGGCAGCCGTCACGGCATGGATGATTACATGGAACTCAAATACCTGTGCATGGGTATCTGA
- a CDS encoding alpha/beta fold hydrolase, whose translation MGVHIAVALPEAVAVLFYLAQFRSAKRENTMHRISKQFVTTSEGDIFVQSCGSGAIPVCILNITSFGTALIPDALPHFADQGCTVHAIDLLGYGRSDKFVRPLAMEQIADVMIEAIRALGLSKTILVSGHYTGLPAIEMASRNDGLVERLVLDGTPFYSAEMRAAQTVPVPADWQEDGSHARTHWEHFLHLLQKLNPGMTVPAQPDHRFRQAYIALLEVFAFSPPTMQPLLDFPIEDKLASLRCPALVLRGGTDWNRTSHEEFTSRIADVREHRFDGVHPMHDIFHPERAKEYVDVLLPFFAEARAVSPAL comes from the coding sequence ATGGGCGTCCACATAGCGGTCGCCCTGCCTGAAGCGGTTGCTGTCCTGTTTTACCTTGCCCAATTCCGTTCGGCCAAACGGGAAAACACGATGCACAGAATTTCAAAGCAGTTTGTCACCACGTCTGAAGGCGATATCTTTGTTCAATCATGCGGCAGCGGAGCGATTCCGGTGTGCATCCTGAACATCACGTCGTTCGGTACGGCGCTGATACCCGATGCCCTCCCGCATTTTGCCGATCAGGGGTGCACCGTCCATGCGATCGACCTGCTGGGTTATGGCAGGTCCGACAAGTTCGTGCGGCCGCTTGCCATGGAACAGATCGCCGATGTGATGATCGAAGCCATCAGGGCGCTGGGGCTTTCGAAAACCATCCTCGTATCAGGCCACTATACCGGCCTTCCCGCCATCGAGATGGCCAGCCGCAACGATGGACTGGTAGAGCGCCTCGTCCTGGACGGGACACCATTTTATTCCGCCGAAATGCGTGCGGCGCAGACAGTGCCGGTGCCTGCGGACTGGCAGGAGGATGGCAGCCACGCGCGCACCCACTGGGAACACTTCCTGCACCTGCTGCAGAAGCTGAATCCCGGCATGACGGTGCCTGCCCAGCCCGATCACCGGTTCCGACAGGCCTATATCGCGCTGCTTGAAGTCTTTGCCTTTTCACCGCCGACGATGCAGCCGCTGCTGGACTTCCCGATCGAGGATAAACTGGCATCGCTGCGCTGCCCGGCGCTGGTGCTGCGCGGCGGAACCGACTGGAATCGGACAAGCCACGAGGAATTCACCAGCCGCATTGCCGATGTACGCGAACACCGGTTCGATGGAGTCCATCCGATGCACGACATTTTCCACCCCGAACGGGCAAAGGAATATGTCGATGTGCTGCTGCCGTTCTTTGCAGAAGCGCGCGCAGTTTCACCTGCCCTCTAA
- a CDS encoding nuclear transport factor 2 family protein, giving the protein MVAEIDQIVCENAVRNLVAAYARRADSLDAAGVADLFAIDGTLTVGSGTHEGRDGIVKWLSAIAAASPPEGRHIVSNLLIDANAAAEGTATAQADMIFVARTGEGGPLHILAAGHYQDRFTNTPDGWRFAQRQIFFA; this is encoded by the coding sequence ATGGTGGCTGAAATCGATCAGATCGTCTGCGAAAACGCGGTGCGCAACCTTGTCGCCGCTTATGCCCGCCGTGCCGATTCACTTGATGCTGCGGGCGTTGCCGATCTGTTTGCCATTGATGGCACTTTGACAGTAGGCAGCGGTACGCACGAAGGGCGTGACGGTATTGTCAAATGGCTGTCGGCCATCGCGGCAGCTTCTCCGCCCGAAGGCCGGCATATCGTTTCCAATCTGCTGATCGATGCAAATGCGGCAGCCGAAGGAACGGCTACCGCGCAAGCGGACATGATCTTCGTTGCCCGTACGGGGGAGGGCGGCCCGCTGCACATTCTGGCCGCAGGCCATTATCAGGACCGTTTCACGAACACCCCGGACGGCTGGCGCTTTGCGCAGCGCCAGATCTTCTTCGCGTGA
- a CDS encoding MFS transporter translates to MTASPRHAADDPAMTASPDTPRNWRSLATYACAQLGGSVFLHLPAMLLMPFLTNALAVPAAIAGMVIFLPKFWVVLFDPLIGVISDKLKARGIGRAKLAFGGGIAMAFLLPLLFAPVLLPEPWMRALFVLIAYLIGSTAFSAFSVPYLILASEVAEADRDRTTLLSMRQVANYSGALLVNYAPALVHVFGAGREAYGKMGMIFGAVCLVTTFSFWPFRRMATAPVEQGATVGMGGLAPFLALAAHRRFRALLAAYAMQMAAVGVISASFLYYVVYCLQGDLVLVSTIATCLTIAGILAQPVWVAIERRIGALQTYALAVAGMACSDFGYVLLNPGNNAQAFALAAVVGIFSSGFSVMAWTLLLALMTEARLGQGGPQEGAYAGVWSASEKIAMAAGALIGGFALQLTGFRSSTSGFIAQSDAAIFGVRLVTGGLTSALLVGSLVFLLIYRRAHIAR, encoded by the coding sequence GTGACCGCAAGCCCGCGCCACGCAGCCGACGATCCGGCCATGACGGCATCGCCGGACACCCCGCGGAACTGGCGTTCGCTGGCAACCTATGCCTGCGCGCAGCTGGGCGGATCGGTCTTTCTCCACTTGCCCGCGATGCTGCTGATGCCGTTTCTGACGAACGCGCTGGCGGTGCCAGCCGCCATCGCGGGCATGGTGATCTTCCTGCCGAAATTCTGGGTCGTGCTGTTCGATCCGCTGATCGGCGTCATATCCGACAAGCTCAAGGCGCGCGGCATAGGACGCGCGAAGCTGGCCTTTGGCGGCGGTATTGCCATGGCGTTCCTGCTGCCGCTACTGTTCGCGCCGGTGCTTTTGCCCGAACCGTGGATGCGCGCGCTGTTCGTGCTGATTGCCTATCTTATCGGCAGCACGGCGTTTTCGGCATTTTCGGTGCCTTATCTTATACTTGCTTCGGAAGTGGCCGAAGCGGACCGTGATCGCACAACTTTGCTGTCCATGCGCCAGGTCGCGAATTATTCGGGTGCATTGCTGGTCAATTACGCCCCTGCCCTTGTCCACGTGTTCGGTGCCGGACGCGAAGCCTATGGCAAGATGGGCATGATTTTTGGCGCTGTTTGCCTGGTGACAACCTTTTCGTTCTGGCCGTTCCGGCGGATGGCCACGGCCCCTGTGGAACAGGGCGCAACTGTGGGAATGGGCGGGCTGGCACCGTTTCTGGCGCTTGCTGCGCATCGCCGGTTCCGGGCATTGCTTGCGGCCTATGCCATGCAGATGGCGGCTGTTGGGGTCATATCCGCCAGTTTTCTGTATTACGTGGTCTATTGCCTGCAAGGCGATCTGGTGCTCGTCAGCACCATTGCAACCTGCCTGACCATTGCAGGAATATTGGCGCAGCCGGTGTGGGTGGCAATCGAGCGGCGTATCGGCGCTTTGCAGACTTATGCTCTGGCCGTGGCGGGAATGGCTTGCAGCGATTTCGGCTATGTCCTGCTCAACCCCGGCAACAACGCGCAGGCTTTCGCCCTGGCTGCCGTGGTCGGCATCTTTTCAAGCGGCTTTTCGGTCATGGCGTGGACGCTGTTGCTGGCCCTGATGACCGAAGCGCGCCTTGGCCAGGGCGGCCCGCAGGAAGGAGCCTATGCCGGGGTCTGGTCCGCCAGTGAAAAGATTGCGATGGCCGCCGGTGCGCTGATCGGAGGCTTTGCCTTGCAGTTGACCGGCTTCCGTTCAAGCACATCCGGGTTCATCGCGCAGTCCGATGCTGCCATTTTCGGCGTCAGGCTGGTGACCGGTGGCCTCACCAGCGCCTTGCTGGTGGGCAGCCTTGTCTTCCTGCTGATCTATCGCCGCGCGCACATCGCCCGCTGA
- a CDS encoding aldehyde dehydrogenase, producing MTAHALSPQAREFIEGDHHLLIGGEWVRGRGADIPIENPASETVLTTIRAASTEQLDHAVAAARAALNGLWGRMNVRDRGLLLNRFSALIERDAGIIAEIMTAELGQTLASSRGVAGSLSPALFRYYAGWTDKITGEAFDPIVGADVQQFMGLTIREPIGVVGAIIPWNASPGMMGLKLAPSLAAGCAVVLKPAELAPLCASYFARLWQEAGGPPGSLNVVHGHGATIGAAMASHDGIDKITFTGSTAVGKAIVVAAAGNLKKVTLELGGKSPFIVFPDVDVEAVARTAASWCFVASGQACIAATRVFVHADIHDRFVEALGNHTRNLIVGDPTEPSTNLGPLVSAAQKQRVAGYIASAKAEGARMVCGDEPVPAVGHYVRPAVFTEVDPAMRIAREEIFGPVMSVIRFDDEQRMLDTVNDTPFGLSGSVWTRDLERALRVARRIDAGQIGVNVHGPMSPQTPFGGNKQSGWGREFARNGLEEFLKIKAITIRIGDRP from the coding sequence CGGTGGCGAGTGGGTCCGCGGACGAGGCGCCGATATTCCCATCGAGAACCCGGCCAGCGAAACCGTGCTCACCACGATCCGCGCAGCCTCCACCGAACAGCTGGATCACGCCGTGGCAGCGGCGCGGGCAGCCTTGAACGGCCTGTGGGGGCGCATGAACGTGCGTGATCGGGGCCTGCTCCTCAACCGCTTTTCCGCGCTGATCGAACGCGACGCCGGGATCATCGCAGAGATCATGACCGCAGAGCTTGGCCAGACCCTTGCATCTTCGCGCGGGGTTGCCGGTTCACTTTCACCGGCATTGTTCCGCTATTACGCAGGGTGGACCGACAAGATCACAGGAGAGGCGTTCGACCCGATTGTCGGCGCCGACGTGCAGCAGTTCATGGGGCTGACGATACGCGAACCGATCGGCGTGGTCGGGGCGATCATCCCGTGGAATGCATCGCCGGGCATGATGGGCCTGAAACTGGCACCATCGCTGGCGGCGGGGTGCGCCGTGGTACTCAAGCCGGCCGAACTGGCGCCGCTCTGCGCATCGTATTTCGCCCGCTTGTGGCAGGAGGCGGGCGGTCCGCCGGGCAGCCTCAATGTGGTGCACGGCCACGGGGCAACCATCGGCGCGGCAATGGCCAGCCATGACGGTATCGACAAGATCACGTTCACCGGCTCTACCGCAGTAGGCAAGGCGATTGTCGTGGCGGCGGCCGGAAACCTCAAGAAGGTGACGCTGGAGCTTGGCGGCAAATCACCGTTCATCGTGTTCCCCGATGTCGATGTCGAAGCGGTTGCGCGCACGGCGGCAAGCTGGTGCTTCGTGGCCAGCGGGCAGGCCTGCATCGCGGCCACGCGCGTCTTCGTCCATGCCGATATCCATGACCGGTTCGTTGAAGCTCTGGGCAACCATACCCGCAACCTGATCGTGGGCGATCCGACCGAACCTTCCACCAATCTGGGTCCGCTCGTTTCAGCGGCACAGAAACAGCGCGTGGCCGGATATATCGCATCGGCAAAAGCTGAAGGCGCGCGCATGGTCTGCGGAGACGAACCGGTGCCGGCTGTCGGCCACTATGTGCGGCCCGCCGTGTTTACGGAAGTTGACCCCGCGATGCGGATCGCGCGCGAGGAAATCTTCGGCCCGGTGATGAGTGTGATCCGTTTCGACGATGAACAACGGATGCTCGATACCGTCAACGACACGCCGTTCGGCCTGTCAGGATCGGTATGGACGCGCGATCTGGAACGGGCGCTACGCGTTGCCCGCCGGATCGATGCCGGTCAGATCGGCGTAAACGTGCATGGGCCGATGAGTCCGCAGACACCGTTTGGCGGCAACAAGCAATCGGGCTGGGGACGCGAATTTGCCCGTAACGGATTGGAAGAGTTCCTGAAGATCAAGGCGATCACCATCCGTATCGGCGACAGGCCCTGA